In a genomic window of Pseudomonas putida:
- a CDS encoding MFS transporter has translation MSDAIPQFPADSATSNELKRTYSKVIWRLMPYLVLAFILNAIDRLNLSFAKLRMAEDILLTDTAYGIGAGVFYLGYILFEVPSNLYMQRVGARATLTRIMILWGLITVITAFVTSPEQLLVARFLLGVAEAGFFPGLILYLTYWFPASVRGRITASFFMSGMVAGMICGPLSGTIMAQLHGWLGLRDWQVLFVLTGLPAVMLGLIGRVWLTDRPDQARWLDDDQKRQIREALANESPHESAGSGFVSALRDPRLYVAGLVCFCIYSAANTVSYWLPSLVRGFGLQDLQLIGLATSLPFLAGLCAMFWLGRSSDRHMERRWHLSLTLLTAAACFCLLDLVEGHTALSMALISVGGAAALAAMPLFWTIPPALLSRPAAAGGIALISSLGNLAGFLSQTAVGALKAATGSLYLAFDLLAVLLVSGALLLLIAIPTARLRGHGRNRE, from the coding sequence ATGAGCGATGCCATCCCGCAATTCCCGGCAGATTCCGCCACTTCTAACGAACTGAAACGCACCTACTCCAAGGTCATCTGGCGCCTGATGCCGTACCTGGTGCTGGCGTTCATTCTCAATGCCATCGACCGCCTCAACCTGTCGTTCGCCAAGCTGCGGATGGCCGAAGACATCCTGCTCACCGATACGGCCTACGGCATCGGCGCCGGGGTCTTTTATCTGGGTTACATCCTGTTTGAAGTACCGAGCAACCTGTACATGCAGCGTGTCGGCGCACGTGCCACGTTGACCCGGATCATGATCCTCTGGGGCCTGATCACCGTGATCACAGCCTTTGTCACCAGCCCCGAGCAACTGCTCGTTGCGCGTTTTTTGCTCGGTGTCGCCGAGGCAGGATTTTTCCCCGGTCTGATTCTGTACCTCACCTACTGGTTTCCGGCCTCCGTGCGCGGGCGTATCACCGCATCGTTTTTCATGTCCGGCATGGTCGCGGGCATGATCTGTGGCCCACTGTCAGGCACCATCATGGCCCAACTGCACGGCTGGCTCGGATTGCGCGACTGGCAGGTACTGTTTGTCCTGACCGGATTGCCCGCAGTGATGCTGGGCTTGATCGGACGCGTTTGGTTGACCGACCGGCCTGACCAGGCGCGCTGGCTCGACGACGATCAAAAACGTCAGATCCGCGAGGCTCTGGCGAATGAGTCGCCCCATGAGTCGGCAGGTTCGGGTTTTGTCAGCGCGTTACGCGATCCACGGCTGTATGTCGCCGGTCTGGTGTGTTTTTGCATCTACAGTGCCGCCAACACAGTGTCGTATTGGTTACCGTCCCTGGTACGCGGCTTTGGTCTGCAAGACTTGCAATTGATTGGCCTGGCCACCAGCCTGCCGTTCCTGGCCGGTCTATGTGCCATGTTCTGGCTCGGTCGCAGCTCCGATCGCCATATGGAGCGACGCTGGCACTTGAGCCTGACCCTGTTGACAGCCGCAGCTTGCTTTTGCCTTCTGGATCTGGTCGAGGGGCACACTGCATTGTCCATGGCATTGATCAGCGTTGGGGGTGCGGCGGCGCTGGCGGCGATGCCATTGTTCTGGACGATCCCGCCCGCATTGCTAAGCAGACCCGCCGCTGCCGGCGGAATCGCCCTTATCAGCAGTCTCGGCAACCTGGCGGGTTTCCTCAGCCAGACTGCCGTTGGCGCTTTGAAAGCCGCTACCGGCAGTTTGTACCTGGCATTCGATTTGTTAGCGGTGTTGCTGGTGTCAGGCGCTCTGTTGTTGCTGATCGCGATTCCAACCGCGCGTTTGCGGGGGCACGGTCGGAATCGGGAATAG
- a CDS encoding electron transfer flavoprotein subunit alpha/FixB family protein produces the protein MTILVIAEHNNMLLAPVTLNTVAAAAQIGGDIHVLVAGQGAGAVTEAAAKIPGVSKVLVADQAAYAHQLPENVAALIASLVIEQHSIYTHVLAAATSNGKNILPRVAAQLDVDQISEIISVESPDTFKRPIYAGNAIATVQSNAVVKVITVRTTGFDPVVAEGGAATVEFVDTEYNAGTASFVNEVLAKSDRPDLSAAKIVVSGGRGMQNGDNFKHLYALADKLGAGVGASRAAVDAGFVANDMQVGQTGKIVAPQLYIAVGISGAIQHLAGMKDSKVIVAINKDEEAPIFQVADYGLVADLFDAVPEFERLV, from the coding sequence ATGACTATTTTGGTTATTGCCGAACACAACAACATGCTGCTGGCGCCCGTCACCCTGAACACAGTGGCGGCCGCCGCGCAAATCGGCGGCGACATTCATGTGCTGGTGGCGGGTCAGGGCGCAGGTGCGGTTACTGAAGCCGCGGCGAAAATCCCGGGTGTCAGCAAAGTGCTGGTTGCCGACCAGGCCGCCTATGCCCATCAGTTGCCGGAGAACGTCGCAGCGTTGATCGCCAGTCTGGTGATCGAGCAGCACTCGATTTATACCCACGTACTGGCCGCAGCCACCTCCAATGGCAAAAACATCCTGCCACGGGTTGCCGCGCAGCTGGATGTGGATCAGATCTCCGAAATTATCTCGGTGGAAAGTCCCGATACCTTCAAACGCCCGATCTATGCCGGTAACGCCATCGCCACTGTTCAATCCAACGCTGTGGTCAAGGTCATCACCGTGCGTACCACCGGTTTCGACCCGGTGGTTGCCGAAGGGGGGGCGGCAACTGTTGAGTTCGTCGATACCGAATACAACGCCGGCACCGCAAGCTTCGTCAATGAAGTGCTGGCCAAGTCCGACCGTCCGGACCTGAGCGCCGCGAAGATCGTCGTATCCGGTGGCCGCGGTATGCAGAACGGTGACAACTTCAAGCACCTGTATGCGCTGGCCGACAAACTCGGCGCGGGTGTCGGTGCCTCCCGCGCCGCGGTGGACGCGGGCTTTGTCGCCAACGACATGCAGGTTGGCCAGACTGGCAAGATCGTTGCGCCACAGCTGTACATCGCCGTCGGTATCTCCGGCGCGATCCAGCACCTGGCTGGCATGAAAGACTCCAAGGTGATCGTGGCGATCAACAAGGACGAGGAAGCGCCGATCTTCCAGGTGGCCGATTACGGCCTGGTAGCGGATCTGTTCGACGCCGTTCCGGAGTTTGAACGCTTGGTTTGA
- a CDS encoding electron transfer flavoprotein subunit beta/FixA family protein produces the protein MKVMAAVKRVVDYNVKVRVKADGSGVDLANVKMAMNPFCEIAVEEAVRLKEQGVATEVIVVSVGSSPAQEQLRTALALGADRAILVETDDALGSLAVAKLLKAVVDKEQPQLVILGKQAIDSDNNQTGQMLAALSGYGQGTFASYVEIREDKVTVTREIDGGAQTVSLKLPAIVTTDLRLNEPRYASLPNIMKAKKKPLEVLTPGALGICTDSTNKTVNVEAPAARSPGIKVKSVAELVEKLKNEAKVI, from the coding sequence ATGAAAGTAATGGCTGCTGTAAAGCGCGTGGTCGACTACAACGTGAAAGTCCGCGTCAAGGCGGACGGTTCCGGCGTCGACCTCGCTAACGTGAAAATGGCGATGAATCCGTTCTGCGAAATCGCTGTGGAAGAGGCGGTTCGTTTGAAGGAGCAAGGTGTTGCCACTGAAGTGATAGTGGTCAGCGTGGGTTCGTCCCCCGCACAGGAGCAATTGCGTACCGCACTGGCACTGGGCGCCGACCGCGCCATCCTGGTAGAAACCGATGACGCACTGGGTTCCCTGGCCGTGGCCAAGCTGCTCAAGGCCGTGGTGGACAAGGAACAACCGCAACTGGTGATCCTCGGCAAACAAGCCATCGACAGCGACAACAATCAGACGGGCCAGATGCTCGCCGCATTGAGCGGTTACGGTCAGGGTACGTTCGCATCCTATGTCGAAATCAGAGAGGACAAGGTGACCGTGACGCGGGAAATCGACGGCGGAGCGCAGACCGTTTCCCTCAAGCTACCAGCCATCGTCACCACCGACCTGCGTTTGAACGAGCCGCGCTACGCATCTCTGCCCAACATCATGAAAGCCAAGAAGAAGCCTCTGGAAGTGCTGACACCGGGCGCCTTGGGCATTTGCACCGACTCCACCAACAAGACCGTAAACGTCGAAGCGCCTGCCGCGCGCAGCCCGGGAATCAAGGTCAAGTCGGTGGCCGAACTGGTCGAGAAACTGAAAAATGAAGCGAAGGTGATCTGA
- a CDS encoding MBL fold metallo-hydrolase, whose translation MASREVQVVYRKLFSVTGRPRRLDGGALFGTTPRNAWIEWLSPDYDNEVELACRALLVQQDGLNILVMAGTDALFAPLPRTCRCQRPTPGLLEGLARLGVEEAQIHAVVLTHLHAMLAPEVRLAVSEGEAPRLLFPTARYLVGRQHWMRANHPHPRDRALFVPQIISQLQGSGRMHLIDECSSNLLGEGWRFHLSDGHTPGQLLPEIDMPGGPIIFAGDLVPGRQWLALDLTTAFDRNPESLIDEKERLLDHVVAEGGRLFLSRDPSVAMIKVARDKQHRYQPFDQHAALHRLDS comes from the coding sequence ATGGCGTCCAGAGAGGTACAAGTGGTGTATCGCAAATTGTTTTCGGTGACAGGCAGACCCCGCAGGCTCGACGGCGGGGCCCTGTTTGGCACGACCCCGCGCAACGCCTGGATCGAATGGCTGAGCCCTGACTACGACAATGAGGTCGAATTGGCGTGCCGGGCGCTGCTGGTGCAACAGGACGGCTTGAACATCCTGGTCATGGCGGGCACCGATGCGCTGTTCGCGCCACTGCCGCGCACCTGCCGCTGCCAGCGTCCGACTCCGGGCCTGCTGGAAGGGCTTGCCCGGCTGGGGGTGGAAGAAGCGCAGATACACGCCGTGGTACTCACCCATCTGCATGCGATGCTCGCGCCGGAAGTGCGCCTCGCCGTCAGTGAAGGCGAGGCGCCCCGGCTGTTGTTTCCGACCGCTCGTTATCTGGTCGGCCGACAGCACTGGATGCGTGCGAACCATCCGCACCCGCGAGACCGAGCGCTGTTCGTCCCGCAAATCATCAGTCAGCTGCAAGGCAGTGGGCGAATGCACCTGATCGACGAATGCTCCAGCAATCTGCTGGGAGAAGGCTGGCGCTTTCACCTCAGCGATGGCCATACCCCCGGGCAACTGTTGCCCGAAATCGATATGCCCGGCGGCCCGATCATTTTTGCCGGTGATCTGGTCCCTGGCCGGCAGTGGCTCGCGCTCGACCTGACCACGGCTTTCGACCGCAACCCGGAAAGCCTGATCGATGAAAAGGAGCGCTTGCTCGATCACGTGGTGGCCGAGGGAGGGCGACTGTTCCTGAGCCGCGACCCGAGCGTCGCGATGATCAAGGTCGCCCGTGACAAGCAGCACCGTTATCAACCTTTTGATCAACACGCCGCCTTGCATCGGCTGGACAGTTGA
- a CDS encoding acyl-CoA dehydrogenase: MTDALLNERELSFQLYELNDTEALLQRPRYADHDRSVFDATLQTARDIAADYFAPHNQKGDAHEPSFDGEKVTLIPETKSAWDAFAQAGFLAAHHDANDGGLQLPEVILRACMAYFNAANIATVAYSFLTIGAANLIKSFASDVLRQRFLPPMLDGRFSGTMALTEPGQGSALGDLRTLARPADDGNYRLFGQKMFISGGDHSLTENIVHLVLARIEGAPAGTRGISLFLVPKFLVNDDGTLGARNDVALAGLLHKLGYRNTTSTVLNFGEQAGAVGYLVGEANKGLSYMFQMMNEARIGVALGASALAYQSFNRALDYARERPQGRRPGNKDPLSPQVRIVEHADVRRLLLQQKTYAEGSLALCLYASTLYEDAHTSPDETARHEARELLDLLIPMVKSYPSKYGVIASDIGIQVLGGSGYIREYPLEQYYRDNRLNPIHEGTEGIHGLDLLGRKLQQNGAMGYRLFVGNVRQTLEQAARDHRCAALADELACALDCLQQTTKSLIEQVAEDAERGLSNATVYLDLFGRVLVGWLWLRMALIASRALSEGATGSEADFYNGKMQAARYFIDWELATIEAQSRLLIRADCTSFDMQDPWF, encoded by the coding sequence ATGACTGATGCTTTGCTCAATGAACGCGAACTGAGTTTCCAGCTCTATGAACTGAACGATACCGAGGCACTATTGCAGCGCCCGCGTTATGCCGATCACGACCGCTCTGTATTCGATGCGACACTGCAAACCGCTCGCGACATCGCCGCCGACTATTTTGCCCCGCATAACCAGAAAGGCGATGCGCACGAGCCGAGTTTCGACGGTGAAAAGGTTACCCTGATCCCGGAAACCAAGTCGGCCTGGGACGCGTTCGCCCAAGCTGGTTTCCTGGCCGCGCATCACGATGCCAACGACGGCGGTTTGCAACTGCCTGAAGTCATCCTGCGGGCCTGCATGGCGTACTTCAACGCGGCCAACATCGCCACGGTGGCGTACTCGTTCCTGACCATCGGTGCCGCCAACCTGATCAAGAGCTTTGCCAGCGATGTGCTGCGCCAGCGCTTCCTGCCGCCCATGCTAGACGGGCGCTTCAGCGGTACCATGGCCTTGACCGAGCCTGGCCAGGGTTCTGCACTCGGTGACCTGCGGACCCTCGCCCGCCCGGCCGACGACGGGAACTATCGCCTGTTCGGCCAGAAAATGTTCATTTCCGGTGGCGACCACTCGCTAACAGAAAACATCGTGCACCTGGTGCTCGCACGAATCGAAGGCGCACCGGCCGGCACCCGAGGTATTTCGCTGTTTTTGGTGCCCAAGTTCCTGGTCAATGACGATGGCACATTGGGTGCCCGCAATGACGTAGCCCTGGCCGGCCTGCTGCACAAACTGGGTTATCGCAACACCACCTCCACCGTACTGAATTTCGGTGAACAGGCCGGTGCCGTCGGTTACTTGGTGGGTGAAGCCAACAAAGGTTTGTCCTACATGTTCCAGATGATGAACGAAGCACGCATCGGAGTGGCACTGGGGGCTTCGGCGTTGGCGTATCAGAGTTTCAACCGGGCGCTGGACTATGCCCGAGAGCGACCTCAGGGCCGTCGACCGGGGAACAAGGACCCTCTGTCGCCGCAGGTGCGCATCGTGGAACACGCCGACGTGCGCCGCTTGTTGTTGCAGCAGAAAACCTATGCCGAAGGAAGTCTGGCGCTGTGCCTGTATGCCAGCACCCTGTATGAGGACGCGCATACCTCGCCCGACGAAACGGCACGCCACGAAGCCCGCGAACTGCTCGACCTGCTGATCCCCATGGTCAAGTCGTACCCTTCCAAATATGGAGTCATTGCTTCGGACATCGGCATTCAGGTTCTCGGCGGTTCCGGTTATATCCGCGAATACCCACTGGAGCAGTACTACCGCGACAATCGCCTGAACCCCATCCACGAAGGTACTGAGGGTATTCACGGCCTTGATCTGCTGGGGCGCAAGCTGCAACAGAACGGCGCAATGGGCTACCGTCTGTTTGTCGGCAACGTGCGCCAAACCCTTGAGCAGGCTGCGCGCGACCATCGCTGTGCGGCACTCGCCGATGAACTCGCCTGCGCTCTGGACTGCCTCCAACAAACAACCAAAAGTCTGATTGAACAAGTCGCTGAAGATGCCGAGCGAGGCCTGTCAAACGCCACCGTCTACCTCGACCTCTTCGGTCGTGTGCTGGTTGGCTGGCTGTGGTTGCGCATGGCACTGATTGCCAGCCGCGCCCTGAGCGAGGGCGCGACCGGCAGCGAGGCGGATTTCTACAACGGAAAAATGCAAGCGGCGCGCTACTTCATCGACTGGGAGCTGGCCACCATCGAGGCGCAGTCACGTTTGCTGATCCGTGCCGATTGCACCAGCTTCGACATGCAGGACCCGTGGTTCTGA
- a CDS encoding 3-hydroxyacyl-CoA dehydrogenase NAD-binding domain-containing protein: MNSLVTYQVQDNLALIGLARPPVNALGQPLREAILQACEQANADASVRAIVLYGANGLFSAGADISEFGSAASFAAPNLPDLCLRLTCLDKPLVAAIGKLALGGGLELALACGYRIGEPQTRVGLPEINLGLLPGAGGTQRLPRLIGAQAALDMMMSGAPVSAGRALELGIVDRLADSPEQLLEVACVYARELITVHAPARPAERFAKPAEGLAADFFERYRSENEPRWKSRLAPRLVFSAVEAACVLPLDQGLAREVALFKQAEASSQSEALRHVFFAEREAGKIPGIDASTALLAIGKVAVVGAGTMGGGIAMNFANVGIPVTLLERQGDALDRGLAHIRKTYGISVKRGKLSESTLEQRMALLTGTLDYADLADADLVIEAVFEKLEIKQEVFRSLDRVCKPGAILATNTSSLDVDLIAAVTSRAQDVIGLHFFSPANVMRLLEVVNARETSAQVLASTLKMGRTIGKIPVVSGVCFGFIGNRMLEPYAREAHRLVLEGATPEQVDGVLTDLDLNMGVFTMLDLAGVDVNFLVRDANRAAIAHDPSYCRLGDELYSMGRFGQKTARGFYAYEGRERRNDPDVVAAAERLAAELSVPRRAIDKQEIHDRCLFMLINEGIQLLDEGIALRASDIDLVWINGYGFPAHLGGPMHYAEQYGLDKVLAGILHYRQSLSEYGQMWFTPAPLLERLVAAGKTTIERI, from the coding sequence ATGAATTCCCTGGTCACTTATCAGGTACAAGACAATCTAGCGTTGATCGGTCTGGCTCGCCCGCCGGTCAACGCCCTGGGGCAACCCCTGCGTGAAGCCATACTCCAGGCCTGCGAACAGGCCAATGCCGACGCCTCGGTGCGCGCCATTGTCCTCTATGGCGCCAATGGCTTGTTCAGCGCCGGCGCGGACATCAGCGAATTCGGCAGCGCAGCGTCCTTTGCTGCGCCGAATCTACCTGACCTTTGCCTGCGCCTGACCTGTCTTGACAAACCCCTGGTGGCCGCTATTGGCAAGCTGGCGCTGGGCGGTGGCCTTGAGCTCGCACTCGCCTGCGGCTATCGCATCGGCGAACCGCAGACTCGCGTAGGCCTTCCGGAAATCAATCTCGGGTTGTTACCCGGCGCCGGCGGCACCCAGCGTCTGCCTCGGCTGATTGGGGCCCAAGCGGCTCTGGACATGATGATGAGCGGCGCCCCTGTGTCGGCCGGTCGTGCTCTGGAGCTTGGGATTGTCGACCGGCTCGCCGATAGCCCCGAACAATTGCTTGAAGTCGCCTGTGTCTATGCCCGCGAACTGATCACCGTCCACGCCCCGGCCAGACCCGCCGAGCGTTTCGCCAAACCGGCCGAAGGCTTGGCGGCAGATTTCTTTGAACGTTACCGCAGTGAAAATGAGCCCCGCTGGAAGAGCCGTCTGGCTCCCCGTCTGGTTTTTTCCGCCGTAGAAGCCGCTTGCGTGTTGCCGCTAGACCAGGGACTGGCCCGGGAAGTTGCACTGTTCAAGCAGGCTGAAGCGTCTTCCCAGTCTGAGGCATTGCGCCATGTGTTCTTCGCCGAACGCGAAGCGGGCAAGATACCCGGAATCGACGCCTCGACGGCGTTGCTTGCGATTGGCAAAGTCGCGGTCGTCGGCGCCGGCACCATGGGCGGTGGCATCGCCATGAACTTCGCCAATGTCGGCATCCCGGTGACCTTGCTGGAGCGTCAGGGTGACGCACTGGATCGCGGCCTGGCGCATATCCGAAAGACCTACGGCATCAGCGTCAAACGCGGCAAGCTGAGCGAATCCACGCTGGAGCAGCGCATGGCACTGCTTACCGGCACTCTCGACTACGCCGACCTGGCCGACGCCGACCTGGTGATCGAAGCGGTGTTCGAAAAGCTCGAGATCAAGCAGGAAGTGTTCCGCAGCCTTGATCGCGTGTGCAAGCCCGGCGCCATTCTGGCGACCAACACCTCTTCTCTGGACGTCGATCTGATCGCTGCCGTGACCTCCCGTGCGCAGGATGTTATCGGTCTGCATTTTTTCAGCCCGGCCAACGTCATGCGACTGCTGGAAGTGGTCAACGCCCGGGAAACCTCGGCTCAAGTGCTGGCCTCCACCCTCAAGATGGGCCGCACCATCGGCAAGATCCCGGTGGTGTCCGGTGTGTGCTTCGGTTTTATCGGCAACCGCATGCTCGAACCTTATGCCCGCGAAGCCCACCGCTTGGTCCTCGAAGGCGCTACCCCGGAACAGGTGGATGGCGTGCTGACTGACCTGGATTTGAACATGGGTGTGTTCACCATGCTCGACTTGGCCGGCGTCGACGTGAACTTTCTGGTGCGCGATGCCAACCGTGCCGCCATTGCGCACGATCCGAGCTATTGCCGCCTAGGTGATGAGCTGTACAGCATGGGTCGCTTCGGCCAGAAAACCGCACGTGGTTTTTACGCTTACGAAGGGCGGGAAAGGCGCAACGATCCTGATGTCGTTGCCGCGGCCGAACGCCTGGCCGCAGAACTGTCCGTACCCCGTCGAGCCATCGACAAACAGGAAATACATGACCGTTGCCTGTTCATGCTGATCAACGAAGGCATTCAGTTGCTGGATGAGGGCATCGCCCTGCGCGCCAGTGATATCGATCTGGTCTGGATCAACGGGTACGGCTTCCCGGCGCACCTCGGCGGCCCTATGCACTATGCCGAGCAATATGGTCTGGACAAGGTCCTGGCCGGCATCCTGCACTACCGTCAGTCCCTGAGCGAATACGGCCAGATGTGGTTCACCCCGGCACCTCTGCTGGAGCGTCTTGTGGCGGCCGGCAAAACCACGATCGAACGCATCTGA
- a CDS encoding SDR family NAD(P)-dependent oxidoreductase — MNETVSLSHSPFSLAGKTVLITGASSGIGEHLARVAVRAGARVVLTARRVERLQQLAETIIYNGGQALPVALDVTDRDSVEAAFDEAEAAYGVVDVVLNNAGIGNGQRVLEISEEDWRHMLSTNLDGVWRVAQCAAQRLARAEQPGSIVNIASMLGLRVGTGYSHYCTAKAGVVQLTKSLALELARYGIRVNAIAPGYFKTEMTDGGFFDSEKGQAYIREAVPLRRLGQLEELDGPFLLLASEAGAYMSGAVLAVDGGQLVGSL, encoded by the coding sequence ATGAACGAAACAGTCTCCCTTTCCCATTCCCCCTTCTCTCTCGCCGGTAAAACCGTGCTGATCACCGGTGCCTCCAGCGGCATTGGCGAACACCTGGCGCGGGTTGCCGTTCGTGCCGGCGCGCGAGTGGTGCTGACGGCACGCCGGGTGGAGCGCCTGCAGCAATTGGCCGAGACGATAATCTACAACGGTGGCCAGGCGCTGCCGGTCGCCTTGGATGTCACCGATCGCGACAGTGTTGAAGCCGCATTTGATGAGGCCGAAGCCGCTTATGGTGTAGTGGACGTGGTGCTCAACAATGCGGGCATCGGCAACGGCCAGCGCGTGCTGGAAATCAGTGAAGAAGACTGGCGCCACATGCTGTCGACCAATCTCGACGGCGTCTGGCGGGTGGCCCAGTGCGCGGCGCAACGCCTGGCTCGTGCCGAGCAGCCGGGCAGTATCGTCAACATTGCCTCGATGCTAGGCCTGCGGGTGGGCACCGGATACAGCCACTACTGCACGGCCAAGGCGGGCGTGGTGCAGTTGACCAAATCATTGGCGCTGGAACTGGCGCGCTACGGGATTCGGGTCAATGCCATCGCACCGGGCTACTTCAAGACTGAAATGACCGATGGCGGCTTCTTCGACAGTGAAAAGGGCCAAGCCTATATTCGCGAGGCAGTACCGTTGCGCCGGCTAGGGCAACTGGAGGAGCTGGATGGCCCGTTCCTGTTGCTCGCAAGCGAGGCTGGGGCCTATATGTCTGGTGCGGTGCTGGCAGTGGATGGCGGACAATTGGTGGGGAGCCTGTAA